The Planktothrix tepida PCC 9214 genome has a segment encoding these proteins:
- the pirA gene encoding arginine synthesis PII-interacting regulator PirA codes for MNKNSRRNSVKLSDVHRANIQKRLEHRLEVARTNGDENLIRLLEAEMRQI; via the coding sequence TTGAACAAAAACTCACGCAGAAATTCAGTTAAACTCTCCGATGTCCACCGGGCTAACATCCAAAAAAGATTAGAACATCGCCTGGAAGTTGCTAGAACGAATGGAGATGAAAATCTGATCCGTCTTCTCGAAGCCGAAATGCGCCAAATTTAG
- a CDS encoding TldD/PmbA family protein codes for MAIYQNQVDYLEIRLQQSESTAIAYRGSQLDAVNRNFSLAGGIRACQKGGWSFVTFNGLDELNNRVEEAISQAHLVGEETTQLALVEGIIDQVNVELKRDPRGISLQEKRQLIENYNQLLLDFDPRIQTTAVSYTDQFSQTYFVNSLGSCITQERLDVNGRFGAIARGEGNIIRQGFESVASRCDYNVLQGIEDRVQSAAERAIRQLEAKPVKGGQYTVVLDPYLAGVFIHEAFGHLSEADFVYENPRMQELLELGKPMGIEQLTVVDDATIPDLPGSIRYDDEGVQAQRKYLIKDGILTQRLHNLETAGKMKEKPTGNARALSATYPPIVRMTNTAIEAGDHTFEEIIKDIEEGVYAVRMLGGQTNGEMFTFAAAEGYMIRNGEIAEPVSDVTLSGNVFQTLKDIEGIGNDLLYTNGGCGKGGQMPLPVSVGGPHIRIKNVVVGGR; via the coding sequence ATGGCAATCTACCAAAATCAGGTGGATTACCTAGAAATTCGGTTACAACAAAGTGAATCAACGGCTATTGCCTATCGAGGTTCCCAACTCGATGCGGTAAACCGAAATTTTTCCCTGGCTGGAGGAATTCGAGCTTGCCAGAAGGGAGGATGGAGTTTTGTGACTTTTAATGGTTTAGATGAGTTAAATAACCGTGTTGAGGAAGCAATTTCTCAAGCTCATTTAGTCGGGGAAGAAACCACCCAACTCGCCCTTGTTGAAGGGATTATTGATCAAGTTAATGTGGAATTGAAACGTGATCCCAGGGGAATTTCGCTCCAAGAAAAACGTCAACTGATTGAAAATTATAACCAATTGCTGTTAGATTTTGATCCTCGAATTCAAACAACGGCTGTAAGTTATACCGATCAATTTAGTCAGACTTATTTTGTCAATTCCCTAGGAAGTTGTATCACCCAAGAACGGTTAGATGTTAATGGTCGGTTTGGGGCGATCGCGAGAGGAGAAGGAAATATTATTCGTCAAGGATTTGAATCCGTTGCTTCTCGGTGTGATTATAACGTGCTTCAGGGCATTGAAGATCGGGTGCAAAGTGCAGCAGAACGAGCAATTCGGCAGTTAGAAGCCAAACCTGTTAAAGGGGGTCAATATACTGTTGTTTTAGATCCCTATTTAGCTGGGGTGTTTATTCATGAAGCCTTTGGTCATTTATCGGAAGCGGATTTTGTCTATGAAAATCCCCGAATGCAGGAATTATTAGAATTGGGAAAACCGATGGGAATTGAACAATTAACGGTGGTTGATGACGCCACCATTCCTGACCTTCCCGGTTCAATTCGTTATGATGATGAAGGGGTTCAAGCTCAACGCAAATATTTAATTAAAGATGGAATACTAACTCAACGGTTGCATAATTTGGAAACAGCCGGAAAAATGAAAGAAAAGCCAACAGGAAATGCTAGAGCTTTAAGTGCAACCTATCCCCCGATTGTGCGAATGACAAATACGGCGATTGAAGCAGGCGATCACACCTTTGAAGAAATCATTAAGGATATTGAAGAGGGAGTTTATGCCGTTAGAATGTTGGGAGGACAAACGAACGGGGAAATGTTTACGTTCGCCGCCGCCGAAGGCTATATGATCCGCAACGGTGAAATCGCTGAACCCGTGAGTGATGTTACCCTCAGTGGCAATGTGTTTCAAACCCTCAAAGATATTGAAGGGATAGGAAATGACTTACTGTACACCAATGGTGGCTGTGGGAAAGGGGGACAAATGCCCTTACCCGTCAGTGTTGGGGGGCCTCATATTCGGATCAAAAATGTAGTGGTCGGGGGTCGTTAA
- a CDS encoding RNA polymerase sigma factor SigF: MPTQVINYPRSESLELLRQYQQFPSKDVRNRIVQLNIGLVRKEVHHWVNQCTESYEDLLQVGCIGLIRAIERFDLSKGHAFSSFAIPYIRGEIQHYLRDKSPSVRVPRQWLTLQRQSLKVIQQLHLELKRPPTDAEVAEVLGISVEEWNEVKLANRNRSLLSLDAPIQDEEEGTTCLGELVPDSRYRSFQLAQEDQIRLQQALAKLEDGTRKVLEFVFLYDLTQKETAERLGISSVTVSRRVKKGLSSLQKLMAGGE; the protein is encoded by the coding sequence ATGCCTACTCAAGTCATCAACTATCCCAGAAGCGAAAGTTTGGAACTGTTACGCCAATATCAACAGTTTCCTTCTAAGGATGTCCGTAACCGGATTGTCCAGTTAAATATTGGATTAGTGCGTAAGGAGGTACATCATTGGGTAAACCAGTGTACCGAAAGTTATGAAGACTTACTTCAGGTCGGGTGCATCGGCTTGATTCGGGCCATAGAAAGATTTGATTTGTCTAAAGGTCATGCCTTTAGTTCCTTTGCAATTCCCTATATTCGGGGTGAAATTCAACACTACTTAAGAGACAAAAGCCCCTCGGTTCGAGTTCCCCGTCAATGGTTGACCCTGCAACGGCAATCCTTGAAGGTGATTCAACAACTCCATTTAGAACTCAAACGGCCCCCCACCGATGCCGAAGTCGCCGAAGTATTGGGGATTTCGGTAGAAGAATGGAACGAAGTTAAACTCGCTAACCGCAATCGTTCTTTACTGAGTTTAGATGCTCCCATTCAAGATGAAGAAGAAGGGACAACTTGTTTAGGGGAATTAGTTCCCGATAGTCGCTATCGTAGTTTTCAGTTAGCTCAAGAAGATCAAATTCGGTTACAGCAAGCTTTAGCTAAATTAGAAGACGGAACCCGAAAAGTGTTGGAATTTGTGTTCCTCTATGATTTAACCCAAAAAGAAACCGCAGAACGTTTGGGAATTAGTTCCGTAACAGTTTCTCGTCGGGTGAAAAAAGGCTTAAGTTCCTTACAAAAACTCATGGCGGGTGGCGAGTAG
- a CDS encoding photosystem II manganese-stabilizing polypeptide, producing MRYRALVAALLAICLTVITACSDGPQAKDPKLLTYDDIRNTGLAVNCPTLPETARGSIPLDPKKSYTLSGLCLQPTNYFVKEEPSNKRKEAEFVPGRLLTRFTYSLDQISGNLLIGSDGKLTFQEKDGIDFQPITVLLPGGEEVPFLFTVKGLVASSKNAVSSINTSTDLSGDFNVPSYRGANFLDPKARGVASGYDNAVALPATADEEGLKSANVKLADTKVKAGRISLQVSKIDGETGEVAGIFESEQPSDDDLGAKEALAVKVRGVFYGRIESAV from the coding sequence ATGAGATATCGCGCTTTGGTTGCTGCACTGTTAGCAATCTGTTTAACTGTAATCACTGCTTGTTCTGATGGCCCACAAGCCAAAGATCCTAAGTTACTGACCTATGATGATATTAGAAATACAGGATTAGCTGTAAACTGTCCGACCTTACCGGAAACAGCACGAGGTTCTATTCCTCTTGATCCGAAAAAGTCTTATACTCTGAGTGGTCTGTGTCTGCAACCCACCAACTATTTTGTGAAAGAAGAACCCAGCAATAAACGCAAAGAAGCCGAATTTGTTCCGGGTCGTCTTTTAACTCGTTTCACTTATAGCTTAGATCAAATCAGTGGTAATCTTCTGATTGGTTCCGATGGAAAACTAACCTTTCAAGAAAAAGATGGAATTGATTTCCAACCCATTACGGTTTTATTACCCGGTGGTGAGGAAGTTCCTTTCCTGTTTACCGTTAAAGGTTTAGTCGCAAGCTCTAAAAATGCAGTCAGCAGTATCAATACCTCTACGGATTTAAGTGGAGATTTTAACGTTCCCTCCTATCGAGGTGCTAACTTCTTAGATCCCAAAGCTCGTGGGGTGGCTTCTGGCTATGATAATGCTGTGGCTTTACCCGCAACCGCCGATGAAGAAGGTTTAAAATCGGCTAATGTCAAGTTGGCGGATACAAAGGTCAAAGCGGGTCGTATTTCCTTACAAGTTTCTAAAATTGATGGCGAAACTGGAGAAGTTGCTGGCATTTTTGAAAGTGAACAGCCTTCTGATGACGACTTAGGCGCCAAAGAAGCCTTGGCTGTCAAAGTTCGGGGTGTGTTCTATGGTCGCATTGAATCTGCCGTCTAA
- a CDS encoding calcium-binding protein, which yields MASNSSPVQLIPDPDGSLRLLASDTSEYITLFQGELTNYPDGLWSLAGDDQITGSIDNENIFANQGQDSIYGGEGNDQVFGGQQNDQIFGEAGDDFLRGDMDNDVIDGGSGTDQLYGGKGDDQIFGQAGKDILSGDLGIDTLTGGEGGDIFILRTDEANSNPQQVDVIADFEWFSQNDKIALTDGLTNADLNYQQLMDYEGDGLVNDTVIVLVQTQEILGVVLNVDDFALDGVFLAANSLNFL from the coding sequence ATGGCTTCAAATTCTTCCCCAGTTCAATTAATTCCTGATCCCGATGGTTCCCTGCGATTATTAGCAAGTGATACCTCCGAATATATTACCTTATTTCAGGGAGAACTAACAAACTATCCCGATGGACTTTGGAGTTTAGCTGGAGACGATCAAATTACCGGAAGTATCGATAATGAAAATATCTTTGCTAATCAAGGTCAAGATAGCATTTATGGCGGAGAGGGAAATGATCAAGTCTTTGGTGGTCAACAAAATGATCAGATTTTTGGAGAAGCCGGAGATGATTTTCTCCGAGGAGATATGGACAATGATGTTATTGATGGTGGAAGCGGAACTGATCAATTATATGGGGGTAAAGGAGACGATCAAATTTTCGGTCAAGCCGGGAAAGATATTCTATCCGGGGATTTAGGCATTGATACCTTAACAGGAGGGGAAGGCGGTGATATTTTTATTCTCAGAACCGATGAAGCCAACTCCAACCCACAGCAAGTTGATGTGATTGCAGACTTTGAATGGTTTAGCCAAAATGATAAAATTGCATTAACAGATGGGCTAACCAATGCTGATTTAAACTATCAACAATTAATGGATTATGAAGGCGATGGTTTAGTGAACGATACCGTTATTGTCCTCGTTCAAACTCAGGAAATCTTGGGTGTGGTTTTAAATGTTGATGACTTTGCATTAGATGGCGTTTTTCTCGCCGCCAACTCCCTCAATTTCTTGTAA
- a CDS encoding phosphoribosylanthranilate isomerase, translating into MRIKICGITQPDQGSAIAQLGVTVLGFICVPSSPRYVTSAQIRNILKDLPNAVQTIGVFANASLEQIHQTVMETGLTGVQLHGHESPDFCDRLRQILPQIELIKAFRIQSQATLLQTQNYFNFIDTLLLDAYHPQQLGGTGHTLDWQSLQQFSPPCSWFLAGGLTPDNIQDALQQLKPDGIDLSSGVERSPGDKDLAKVRQLLKAIEMSSLRLKTPNIA; encoded by the coding sequence ATGCGAATTAAAATTTGTGGAATTACCCAACCGGATCAAGGGTCTGCGATCGCTCAACTGGGTGTTACTGTGTTAGGGTTTATCTGTGTGCCTTCTTCCCCTCGTTATGTCACATCCGCACAAATTCGCAACATTTTAAAGGATTTACCGAACGCGGTTCAAACGATTGGGGTTTTTGCTAATGCCAGTTTAGAGCAAATTCATCAAACCGTGATGGAAACGGGATTAACGGGTGTACAACTCCATGGTCATGAATCCCCCGATTTTTGCGATCGCCTACGTCAAATATTACCCCAAATAGAATTAATCAAAGCATTCCGCATTCAATCTCAAGCAACCTTACTCCAAACCCAAAATTATTTTAACTTTATTGATACCCTCTTATTAGATGCCTATCACCCTCAACAGTTAGGGGGTACAGGTCACACTTTAGATTGGCAAAGTTTACAACAATTTTCTCCCCCTTGTTCTTGGTTTCTCGCCGGAGGATTAACCCCTGATAATATTCAGGACGCATTACAACAGTTAAAACCGGATGGGATTGATCTTTCAAGTGGTGTTGAACGTTCTCCCGGTGATAAAGATTTAGCTAAAGTTCGTCAATTATTGAAAGCTATTGAAATGAGTTCATTAAGATTAAAAACTCCTAATATTGCGTAA
- the psaK gene encoding photosystem I reaction center subunit PsaK, with protein sequence MSVKGAVPTTVNWSPSVAIVMIACNLLAIFIGFYAISKENRGKGPNLPGLPRMFTGFGVPELLATASFGHILGAGVILALGNAGVL encoded by the coding sequence ATGTCGGTAAAAGGGGCAGTTCCCACCACCGTTAATTGGTCTCCCAGCGTGGCAATTGTTATGATTGCCTGTAACTTGTTAGCGATTTTCATCGGTTTCTACGCCATTTCTAAAGAAAATCGGGGCAAGGGGCCAAATTTACCCGGTTTACCTCGGATGTTTACGGGGTTTGGAGTTCCTGAATTATTGGCAACGGCAAGCTTTGGACATATTTTAGGGGCTGGGGTGATTTTAGCATTAGGTAACGCTGGAGTGCTGTGA
- a CDS encoding site-2 protease family protein, with amino-acid sequence MQAGWRIGSLFGIPLFVDSSWFVIVLLFTVANRQDYSQWGPTLSWIAGLAIALLLFASVLLHELGHSLVAQSQGIRVNSITLFLFGGVASIDEESKTPGQAFQVAIAGPMVSFSLFFILNLVVQFLPTSSLIYSLIQELARINLVLGIFNLIPGLPLDGGQVLKAIIWKLTGDRFTGVRWAAKTGQFLGILAISLGLSAVLFAKSYGGLWIALIGWFVLQNAGSYNRLTDLQEALVKIKAVDTMTREFRVVDADLTLRQFADEYLIGADVVPVYFAASDGRYRGLVSVEALRIIERSQWDIQKLHQIIQPLNELITVSEKASLVEVINAMEEKELRRITVLSPAGAVAGMIDRGDVVRSVANYLKVPISEASIRSIKEEGIYPPGLPLVTLAKTMTSSYSNHPES; translated from the coding sequence ATGCAGGCAGGTTGGCGGATTGGATCTTTATTTGGAATTCCACTCTTTGTTGATTCGTCTTGGTTTGTGATTGTTTTATTATTTACAGTCGCCAATCGCCAAGATTATTCTCAATGGGGGCCGACTTTATCTTGGATTGCTGGGTTAGCGATTGCATTGTTGTTATTTGCTTCAGTGCTCTTACATGAACTTGGCCATAGTTTAGTGGCTCAATCCCAAGGAATTCGAGTGAATTCGATTACCCTTTTTCTCTTCGGAGGGGTTGCTTCCATTGATGAAGAATCCAAAACACCGGGTCAAGCGTTTCAAGTGGCGATCGCTGGCCCTATGGTGAGTTTTAGCTTATTTTTTATTCTCAATCTGGTTGTCCAATTTTTACCCACTTCAAGTTTAATTTATTCCCTGATTCAAGAATTAGCGAGAATTAACTTAGTTTTAGGCATCTTTAATTTAATTCCAGGGTTGCCCCTCGATGGCGGACAAGTCCTCAAAGCAATAATCTGGAAACTCACAGGAGATCGGTTTACCGGAGTCCGTTGGGCAGCAAAAACAGGTCAATTTTTAGGAATTTTAGCAATTTCCTTGGGCTTATCGGCGGTTTTATTTGCTAAAAGTTATGGTGGATTATGGATTGCTTTAATTGGCTGGTTTGTGTTACAAAATGCGGGTTCCTATAATCGCCTCACGGATTTACAAGAAGCCTTAGTTAAGATTAAAGCCGTCGATACAATGACCCGTGAATTTCGAGTTGTAGATGCTGATTTAACCTTACGTCAATTTGCCGATGAGTATTTAATTGGGGCTGATGTTGTTCCCGTCTATTTTGCAGCCTCCGATGGTCGCTACCGAGGGTTAGTGTCAGTTGAGGCGCTGCGAATTATTGAACGGAGTCAATGGGATATTCAGAAATTACATCAAATTATTCAACCCCTGAATGAACTGATTACCGTATCGGAAAAAGCCTCATTAGTTGAAGTTATTAATGCTATGGAAGAGAAAGAACTCCGCCGGATTACCGTATTATCTCCGGCTGGAGCCGTAGCAGGTATGATTGATCGGGGGGATGTGGTACGATCTGTGGCAAATTATCTGAAAGTTCCCATTTCCGAAGCGAGTATTCGCAGTATTAAAGAAGAAGGAATTTATCCTCCGGGTTTGCCGTTAGTGACTTTAGCAAAAACCATGACTTCAAGTTATAGCAACCACCCAGAAAGTTAG
- a CDS encoding biopolymer transporter ExbD yields MKIRTDSSVDEARIELIPLIDVVFCILTFFILASLQLTRQQAINVDLPKASTGETQMQKMLIVGIDTAGQTYIEQQPVNQDQLDRTLLRFRRWNPSGLIVLYAPKEARYNDVVRVLDRLRAIGGERVALATLPSSQEIQPPTNPLNPSVTPPANPSNIQPPFAPTTPNSGDALPPLAPTLPNAPNSLPSQDSPALTPSIPPSDNVNPFVPQIPPANNTLPSENQGQRSF; encoded by the coding sequence ATGAAAATTAGAACCGATTCAAGCGTTGATGAAGCCAGAATAGAATTAATTCCCTTAATTGACGTGGTGTTTTGCATTCTCACGTTCTTTATTTTGGCTTCCTTACAATTAACTCGTCAACAAGCTATTAATGTGGATTTACCCAAAGCCAGTACCGGGGAAACCCAAATGCAAAAAATGTTAATTGTGGGGATTGATACGGCTGGACAAACTTATATTGAGCAACAACCTGTTAATCAAGATCAATTAGACCGAACCTTATTACGATTTCGTCGTTGGAATCCCAGTGGATTAATTGTATTATATGCGCCGAAAGAAGCCCGTTACAACGATGTTGTTCGGGTTTTAGATCGTTTGAGGGCGATTGGTGGGGAACGGGTCGCCCTAGCCACGTTACCAAGCTCTCAGGAAATTCAACCGCCCACAAACCCCTTAAATCCTAGTGTAACTCCTCCTGCCAATCCGTCTAATATTCAGCCTCCCTTTGCCCCGACAACGCCCAATTCTGGCGATGCTTTACCTCCCCTTGCGCCCACCTTACCGAACGCGCCTAATAGTCTTCCGTCTCAGGATAGTCCAGCCTTAACTCCTTCTATCCCCCCATCGGATAACGTCAACCCCTTTGTCCCTCAAATTCCTCCGGCTAATAATACCCTTCCCTCTGAAAATCAAGGACAACGGAGTTTTTAA
- a CDS encoding MotA/TolQ/ExbB proton channel family protein, translated as MNIQEIFAKGGPAMWPLLILSILSMTVVVERIWFWITTLTKEKQIVNRVIDSARRGQWGKAHQIAKQSSNQPMGRFLYAPLRLQSPDPELFRLALEAAADEELAFMRRGDKVFEAVIAMAPLLGLLGTVLGLINSLGSIRLGDIGTSSASDVTLGIAEALISTATGLIVAILSLAFYRLFQGLMFGQAKIFRKAGNELELLYRQNWPYAKSQLQIPETEEEEEQEVETDEPIFKHLFVDRDNNHNASVEPEKIIKPGETSEVLDEEEDKK; from the coding sequence ATGAATATTCAAGAGATTTTTGCTAAGGGTGGGCCAGCAATGTGGCCTTTGCTGATTTTATCCATCTTATCGATGACTGTGGTTGTAGAACGCATTTGGTTTTGGATTACCACCCTCACCAAAGAAAAGCAAATCGTCAACCGAGTGATTGATTCGGCGCGGCGAGGACAATGGGGAAAAGCCCATCAAATTGCTAAACAATCCAGCAATCAACCCATGGGACGGTTTCTCTATGCACCCCTGCGGTTACAGTCTCCAGACCCGGAGTTATTTCGCTTGGCCTTAGAAGCCGCAGCCGATGAAGAATTAGCCTTCATGCGTCGGGGAGACAAAGTTTTTGAGGCGGTGATTGCCATGGCCCCACTATTGGGACTCTTGGGAACCGTATTAGGGTTAATTAACTCCTTGGGTTCAATTCGCTTAGGAGATATTGGCACTTCATCCGCTTCAGATGTGACCTTGGGAATTGCGGAAGCGTTAATTTCAACCGCAACAGGATTAATTGTTGCCATTTTGAGTTTGGCTTTTTATCGATTGTTTCAGGGTTTAATGTTTGGTCAAGCTAAAATCTTCCGCAAAGCGGGAAATGAATTAGAACTGCTGTATCGTCAGAATTGGCCCTATGCCAAATCTCAGTTACAAATTCCTGAAACTGAAGAGGAAGAAGAACAGGAAGTAGAAACAGATGAACCGATTTTCAAACATTTGTTCGTAGACCGAGACAATAATCATAATGCTTCGGTAGAACCCGAAAAAATCATTAAACCGGGAGAAACGTCTGAGGTTTTGGATGAGGAAGAAGATAAAAAATAA
- a CDS encoding transglycosylase SLT domain-containing protein: MIKRRISKVWILPAIASGALLVGVFFPLTQFQEWKKSFQQSPASVSQIPESEVLKLALLPVSQRQPELEAIAKTKNDSLETSRARYLLASDSLKENPETALKLLEGLEKDYPLLAGQILVKRAQAYEQMGESEKAEKTWQELLANYGDQPVVVEALFALGKTNPQYWDQAIAKFPSHPRTLEIAQSRLKQNPNQPDLLLLIAQHGLYLKDYGTYLEQLKAKFGNQLTPEQWEIIAFGYWEKQDYGKAAIAYSKAPKTPKNLYRYARGLWLDDKIPDSRIAYKQLINTFPNEIDPQGEDAGFGLLRLSRLSDQKEALVYLDRVITQFPRHAAEALLDKSKLLDQMRSEKSASETRQQLLSQYSESEAAAQLRWELAQQAVKAGNLQVASDWAKQVSLKNPDSEFAPEATFWVGKWAEKIGNSQEAKKAYEYLIVRYPSSYYAWRSAVHLGWPVGDFTTVRPLSPHVEHPEIREVPPAGSKTLQELYALGQNQDAWTLWQTEFKNPMQPSVSEQYTDGLMRMGVGDNLDGIWMLSSLNRRDDPQERSQYLDLKQRPAYWEALYPFPYLETIVNWSKERQLNPVLVTALIRQESRFMPQIKSVVGATGLMQVMPETGADVAKQIKLKDYSLENVNDNINLGTYYLDFTHREYNNNSMLAVASYNAGPGAVSDWLKRFGFQDPDEFVVKIPYPETQGYVKSVFENYWNYLRIYNPDLAQRLQEHSSNYKN; the protein is encoded by the coding sequence ATGATTAAGCGACGAATCTCGAAAGTTTGGATTTTGCCAGCGATCGCGTCTGGGGCTTTGTTGGTGGGTGTATTTTTCCCCCTCACTCAATTTCAAGAGTGGAAAAAATCATTCCAGCAAAGTCCGGCTTCCGTTTCACAAATTCCTGAATCGGAAGTTTTAAAACTGGCTTTATTGCCTGTTTCTCAACGTCAACCCGAATTAGAAGCGATCGCCAAAACTAAAAATGATTCCCTAGAAACCAGTCGGGCGCGATATTTATTAGCCAGCGATTCTTTAAAGGAAAACCCGGAAACGGCACTCAAATTATTAGAAGGATTAGAAAAAGATTATCCTTTATTGGCGGGTCAGATTTTAGTTAAACGGGCGCAAGCTTATGAACAAATGGGAGAGTCGGAAAAAGCTGAAAAAACTTGGCAGGAACTGTTAGCGAATTATGGTGATCAACCTGTTGTCGTAGAAGCGTTATTTGCTTTGGGAAAAACGAATCCTCAATATTGGGATCAAGCGATCGCAAAATTTCCCAGTCATCCCCGCACCCTAGAAATTGCTCAAAGTCGCCTGAAACAAAATCCGAACCAACCGGATTTATTATTATTAATTGCCCAACATGGATTATATTTAAAAGACTATGGAACTTATTTAGAACAATTAAAGGCAAAATTTGGCAATCAACTCACACCGGAACAATGGGAAATTATAGCTTTTGGTTATTGGGAAAAACAAGATTATGGGAAAGCCGCGATCGCCTATTCCAAAGCCCCAAAAACCCCTAAAAATCTCTATCGTTATGCCAGAGGCTTATGGTTAGATGATAAAATTCCTGATTCTCGAATTGCTTATAAACAATTAATCAATACCTTTCCCAATGAGATTGATCCCCAAGGAGAAGATGCCGGATTTGGTTTATTAAGATTATCCCGACTTTCCGATCAAAAAGAAGCTTTAGTTTATTTAGATCGAGTGATTACTCAATTTCCTCGCCATGCAGCCGAGGCTTTATTAGATAAATCTAAACTCTTAGATCAAATGCGATCGGAAAAATCTGCTTCAGAAACTCGTCAACAATTACTCAGCCAATATAGTGAATCTGAAGCCGCCGCCCAATTGCGTTGGGAACTCGCCCAACAAGCAGTAAAAGCCGGGAATTTACAAGTAGCATCCGACTGGGCTAAACAAGTTTCGTTGAAGAATCCCGATAGTGAATTTGCCCCAGAAGCAACATTTTGGGTGGGGAAATGGGCAGAGAAAATCGGCAATTCTCAAGAGGCAAAAAAAGCTTATGAATATTTAATTGTACGTTATCCTTCCTCTTATTATGCTTGGCGTTCTGCGGTTCATTTAGGATGGCCTGTGGGAGATTTTACCACCGTTCGACCCCTCTCTCCCCATGTTGAACATCCTGAGATTCGAGAAGTGCCTCCGGCGGGTTCTAAAACCTTACAAGAACTGTATGCGTTAGGACAAAATCAAGACGCTTGGACACTATGGCAAACGGAGTTTAAAAATCCTATGCAGCCTTCGGTTTCTGAACAATATACCGATGGGTTAATGCGAATGGGAGTGGGGGATAATTTAGATGGAATTTGGATGTTATCGAGTTTAAATCGGCGAGATGATCCCCAAGAGCGATCACAATATTTAGACTTAAAACAAAGACCCGCTTATTGGGAAGCATTATATCCTTTTCCCTATTTAGAAACCATTGTCAACTGGTCAAAAGAACGGCAATTAAATCCAGTTTTAGTAACGGCTTTAATTCGTCAAGAATCCCGATTTATGCCTCAAATTAAATCCGTTGTTGGCGCGACGGGATTAATGCAGGTGATGCCAGAAACGGGGGCGGATGTTGCTAAACAAATTAAATTGAAGGATTATTCCTTAGAAAACGTCAATGATAATATTAATTTGGGAACCTATTATCTGGATTTTACCCATCGTGAATATAACAATAATTCGATGTTAGCCGTCGCCAGTTACAATGCTGGGCCAGGTGCGGTTTCAGATTGGCTGAAACGATTTGGTTTTCAAGACCCTGATGAATTTGTAGTTAAAATCCCCTATCCTGAAACCCAAGGTTATGTAAAATCGGTGTTTGAAAATTACTGGAATTATCTCAGAATTTATAATCCCGATCTTGCTCAACGTTTACAAGAACATAGTTCTAATTATAAAAATTAA
- a CDS encoding nuclear transport factor 2 family protein, with protein sequence MESGSSSILAVAQQGFARLQQGLATGQWEPFLEMVMEDCTFSFPAGSYKGLHQGKTTLAKFLNYASECVFKKSLMLTLQRITHNQTTVIFEVSSDGEMWGQPYQNQAAIVFDIQDDRICSYREYLGVIYTLPS encoded by the coding sequence ATGGAATCTGGATCGTCTTCAATCTTAGCCGTTGCTCAACAAGGGTTTGCTCGACTTCAGCAAGGTTTAGCGACTGGACAGTGGGAACCTTTTTTAGAAATGGTGATGGAAGATTGTACCTTTTCTTTTCCTGCGGGCTCCTACAAAGGCTTACATCAAGGAAAAACAACGTTAGCCAAGTTCTTAAATTATGCCAGTGAATGTGTGTTTAAAAAGAGTTTAATGTTAACGTTACAACGGATAACCCATAATCAAACAACGGTGATTTTTGAAGTCAGTTCAGATGGGGAAATGTGGGGTCAACCCTACCAAAATCAAGCCGCCATTGTCTTTGATATTCAAGACGATCGCATTTGCAGTTACCGAGAATATTTAGGTGTTATTTATACCTTACCTTCCTAA